One Malus domestica chromosome 11, GDT2T_hap1 genomic region harbors:
- the LOC103413266 gene encoding probable U3 small nucleolar RNA-associated protein 11 — protein sequence MSSLRNAVSRRAHKERAQPESRKKFGLLEKHKDYVERAKAYHKKEETLRILKQKAFYINPDEFNFKMIRTRTVNGVHKLESQANKYTPEELMLMKTQDIGYIFQKVQSEKKKGG from the exons ATGTCGTCTTTAAGGAACGCCGTTAGCCGACGGGCTCACAAGGAGCGAGCTCAACC GGAATCGAGGAAAAAATTTGGGCTTCTTGAAAAGCATAAGGACTATGTTGAGCGTGCGAAAGCATATCACAAAAAGGAGGAGACTTTacgg ATACTGAAGCAGAAAGCGTTCTACATAAACCCAGATGAGTTCAACTTTAAGATGATCAGGACACGAACTGTTAATGGAGTCCATAAATTAGA GAGTCAGGCAAACAAGTACACTCCAGAAGAGCTCATGCTTATGAAGACCCAAGATATTGGATACATATTTCAGAAAG